One genomic window of Branchiostoma floridae strain S238N-H82 chromosome 4, Bfl_VNyyK, whole genome shotgun sequence includes the following:
- the LOC118413059 gene encoding von Willebrand factor D and EGF domain-containing protein-like gives MHKYQILLLGVMVVLLTNQEVLAFRRRFSFCRRRSSYSWNSWSACSAPCGTSGTQTRTASGCGSPGSQTRPCNRFCHNGGTPKATSCSCSLDFVGTCCETPVVYGDPCTEYEAVDEPTRSTGSLMSPGNVRCDSGLRTQWYRFVSPAGGEIPTNCSLLDPTSCSTIGPVWMKGTLPSTADGEVIRQACRIGVGVCEGNCWDIKVKSCVRDGQSYYVYLLPPTPGCPEAYCAENFPNITTNPQLTNSSLQSEVVLLCDFDRPPWDNLTMEVNWVAGNEIFHQTSLYNGEQQAVLRQTELRKGMGKEITCQVRGRFKGGGAPGEIEISNEFFAGIKILTEIVEVEENGEEKYIELQPTLPLLCLYPEYIIPCKISVQVEFKDVDYAADRQCQGNSVPDLLSSQNCVKDFTPTEWNGILEFPVKATRDLQIDGRSDGWRYMKVGFRPMSSLNSPLWDGYQVEDVDVLTKDKDREGTVCSSTGDPHYRSFDGKRFHVYQEGTFVLYRHQTLPIEVQTRMTMCGRGNVACNCGVSVRSGNEVFILNKCSGSRHTLQWHTGNIVQYELPLGVRVDHHGPVGDETRFFVADGGDKYMVYFPTGSWMKLTVTGRKYMHIYIYPSTDDFINKTVGLCGTFDGDKENDGQLSGSTATDVVGDGAVITNTAFVNSWKLTAGQTLFEGLLPPAPLPLDERLYCTCKDDPGLGQTVVCDSTLAYNCRWEDERSRARARPVADRQHARKRRSTSYNDEVYDDDMFAFDYDDSPTTVPPPSWPAPNGMTEAEARAYCEGAVLNSPAGGLCSSAMADSGSSDIEGAVEGCVADIQASGDTSWAEVAVTTMEESCSDILYKNTSFWTNNNNETNNGTTNGTLAAPSFFFETVSCPSNCSQRGVCEKGRCVCEKGYEGPSCSIESDKPPDAFFIPKEGLCDINTRPCERTPVIGQNFMESANLTCSLQSATVDQNGVHVLEGNITVEAEFENFARVVCPLPRSRVRRSAAAGHRTTAEATLVSISNDGVRFSPPVLLITYDAVCQDCNATGYCVLKNNSCEIDGTCYASGETQIGNWCNQCVPSVNVSSWSVHQDNAPPVFQPTGNIIAFINNQLNFTVKAEDPENGPTLSYSLSATVG, from the exons ATGCATAAGTATCAAATCCTGTTGTTGGGTGTAATGGTGGTTCTGTTAACGAACCAAGAAGTTCTAGCATTCCGGCGACGTTTTAGTTTTTGTAGACGTCGATCAAGTTACTCCTGGAACAGTTGGAGTGCATGTAGCGCCCCATGTGGAACCTCAGGCACACAGACGCGCACAGCTAGCGGCTGTGGATCCCCGGGGTCGCAAACTCGCCCCTGTAACCGGTTTTGTCATAACGGAGGGACGCCCAAAGCTACCTCGTGCTCGTGTTCTCTCGACTTTGTGGGGACCTGCTGTGAAACCC CTGTGGTGTACGGGGACCCATGTACCGAATACGAGGCAGTGGACGAACCCACCAGGAGCACTGGTTCCTTGATGAGTCCCGGAAATGTCCGCTGTGACAGCGGCCTGAGGACCCAGTGGTACCGGTTCGTCAGCCCGGCAGGAGGAGAGATCCCCACTAACTGCTCTCTTCTGGACCCTACCAGCTGCTCAACCATCGGGCCTGTTTGGATGAAAG GCACCCTTCCATCTACGGCTGATGGGGAGGTAATAAGACAGGCCTGCCGGATCGGAGTCGGGGTGTGTGAGGGAAACTGTTGGGACATTAAAGTGAAAAGCTGCGTCCGAGATGGCCAATCCTACTATGTCTACCTGCTACCCCCGACACCGGGCTGTCCGGAGGCATACTGTGCAG AAAACTTCCCCAACATAACAACCAACCCACAGCTGACCAACAGCTCTCTGCAGTCCGAAGTTGTGCTGCTGTGCGACTTCGACCGCCCGCCATGGGACAACCTGACCATGGAAGTCAACTGGGTTGCCGGCAATGAGATTTTCCACCAGACCAGTTTGTATAACGGAGAACAACAGGCCGTACTGCGTCAGACAGAGCTTAGGAAGGGAATGGGGAAAGAG ATTACGTGCCAAGTCCGTGGAAGGTTTAAGGGTGGAGGAGCTCCTGGTGAGATAGAAATCAGCAATGAGTTCTTCGCCGGAATTAAG ATTCTGACTGAGATCGTGGAGGTTGAGGAAAATGGCGAAGAAAAGTACATTGAACTCCAACCTACACTACCTCTACTCTGTCTCTACCCTGAGTACATCATCCCCTGCAAGATATCAGTGCAAGTCGAGTTCAAAGATGTCGACTACGCAGCAGACCGCCAGTGCCAAGGAAACTCAGTACCCGATCTGCTGTCGAGTCAGAACTGTGTAAAGGACTTCACGCCAACCGAGTGGAACGGGATCCTGGAGTTCCCGGTGAAGGCAACCCGCGATCTCCAGATAGACGGTAGAAGTGACGGTTGGAGGTACATGAAGGTCGGGTTTCGCCCTATGTCCTCCCTGAACTCTCCATTGTGGGATGGCTACCAGGTGGAGGATGTGGAC GTACTTACCAAAGATAAAGACAGAGAAGGAACTGTCTGCTCATCGACAGGAGATCCACATTACAGGTCATTCGACGGAAA GAGGTTCCACGTGTACCAGGAAGGCACATTCGTGCTTTACAGGCATCAAACTCTTCCCATCGAG GTGCAGACTCGGATGACGATGTGCGGTCGTGGAAACGTGGCCTGTAACTGCGGTGTGAGTGTCAGGTCCGGAAATGAGGTCTTCATCTTGAACAAGTGCAGTGGAAGCAGACACACGTTACAGTGGCATACAGGCAACATAGTCCAATACGAGCTACCATTGGGTGTGCGGGTGGACCATCATGGGCCTGTCGGAGATGAAACACGCTTCTTCGTTGCAGATGGGGGAGATAAATATATG GTTTATTTTCCAACTGGGTCGTGGATGAAACTCACAGTGACTGGGAGAAAATATATGCACATCTACATCTACCCTTCTACTGACGATTTCATCAACAAGACTGTTGGGCTCTGTGGTACATTTGACGGCGACAAGGAAAACGACGGGCAACTTTCGGGCTCGACAGCTACAGACGTCGTAGGTGATGGAGCTGTTATTACCAACACGGCATTCGTCAACAGCTGGAA GCTGACAGCGGGCCAAACGCTATTTGAAGGATTACTACCTCCAGCGCCTCTACCTCTGGATGAACGTCTCTACTGCACGTGTAAGGACGACCCAGGCCTCGGACAAACAGTCGTCTGTGACTCCACCCTTGCCTACAACTGTCGATGGGAGGATGAAAGAAGTCGGGCCAGGGCTCGCCCTGTTGCTGACCGGCAGCACGCGCGCAAGCGGCGGAGCACCAGCTACAACGACGAGGTGTACGACGACGACATGTTCGCATTTGACTATGACGATTCGCCAACTACAGTC CCCCCGCCTTCCTGGCCAGCACCAAACGGAATGACTGAAGCCGAGGCCAGGGCGTACTGTGAGGGCGCTGTGCTGAACTCACCAGCGGGGGGATTATGTTCGTCTGCTATGGCAGATTCTGGTTCTTCCGACATAGAGGGAGCTGTGGAGGGGTGTGTGGCCGATATTCAG GCATCAGGCGATACTTCTTGGGCAGAAGTCGCTGTCACCACAATGGAGGAAAGCTGTTCAGACATCCTCTATAAAAACACGTCTTTCTggaccaacaacaacaacgagacGAACAATGGCACGACCAATGGCACCCTCGCGGCCCCGTCCTTTTTCTTTGAAACAGTTTCATGCCCCAGCAACTGTAGCCAGCGGGGTGTCTGTGAGAAGggcaggtgtgtgtgtgagaaGGGGTATGAAGGCCCGTCCTGTTCCATAGAATCAGACAAACCACCAGATGCGTTCTTCATCCCGAAGGAAGGTCTGTGTGACATCAACACCCGGCCGTGCGAACGGACTCCCGTGATCGGACAGAACTTCATGGAGTCGGCAAACTTAACGTGTTCCCTACAGTCGGCAACG GTTGACCAGAATGGCGTACACGTTCTTGAAGGCAACATCACCGTTGAGGCGGAGTTTGAGAACTTTGCCCGTGTAGTGTGCCCCCTCCCGCGGTCCCGTGTGAGGAGGAGTGCTGCAGCCGGACACAGGACAACAGCCGAGGCGACACTCGTCTCCATCAGTAACGACGGTGTGCGCTTCAGTCCCCCGGTCCTGCTCATCACGTATGACGCCGTCTGTCAAGACTGCAACGCAACTGGCTATTGCGTTTTAAAG AACAACTCCTGTGAGATAGACGGAACGTGCTATGCCAGTGGAGAAACCCAGATCGGCAACTGGTGTAATCAGTGCGTCCCGTCAGTCAACGTGTCATCATGGAGCGTGCATCAAG ATAATGCACCGCCCGTCTTTCAACCAACCGGTAACATCATCGCCTTCATCAACAATCAGCTGAACTTCACAGTCAAGGCAGAGGACCCGGAAAATGGTCCCACTCTCAGCTATTCTCTGAGCG CGACGGTCGGTTGA